One window from the genome of Pantoea cypripedii encodes:
- the ybcJ gene encoding ribosome-associated protein YbcJ yields the protein MASFSLGKHPHVDLCDLLKLEGWVESGAQAKAVIDEGEVRVDGAVETRKRCKIFAGQTVEFAGQRITVVA from the coding sequence ATGGCAAGTTTTTCTCTGGGTAAACACCCCCATGTTGATCTGTGCGATCTGCTGAAACTTGAAGGCTGGGTGGAGAGTGGCGCTCAGGCCAAAGCGGTAATCGACGAAGGTGAAGTGCGCGTTGATGGCGCAGTGGAAACACGTAAACGCTGTAAGATTTTCGCGGGTCAGACAGTGGAATTTGCCGGTCAACGCATTACCGTTGTGGCATAA
- a CDS encoding ATP-grasp domain-containing protein, with translation MQTLSPLSPDHNSTPRAFDATQFLGLAPFLRMSIAGDECTQIAQELVKRAEKSPDDAVLWMNLSTVMQCLQCTDLGLTIQNQALAMQQVYTLRAAQQPARLRLLMLMVPGTLSVNVPLDCLLENSDIELIYYYITPEAPFESPIPEHDLLMIGISATTENLFLLQQLESIANQWPVPVINAPQHIPSSERHTASRMLQNKPGLTIAQAHPVTFSTLAAVAAGKMTLRDALPDSDFPVILRPAGSHGGHGLEKITSQDELAGYLTRVKVEDYFLSRFIDYSNEDGQFRKYRISLIDGVPYACHMAISSHWMVHYVNASMYEDPQKREEEAAFLDHFQDFADRHQQALKAIYDTTQLDYLGIDCSETPEGTLLVFEIDPAMVVHAMDLEEMFPHKQIHMNKVKTACRDLLLSRAFAHTDTSDDALKGQK, from the coding sequence TTGCAAACACTATCCCCCCTCTCTCCGGACCACAACTCAACGCCCAGGGCTTTTGACGCGACACAGTTCCTTGGGCTGGCACCGTTTTTACGCATGAGTATTGCGGGCGATGAATGTACTCAGATCGCACAGGAACTGGTCAAGCGCGCTGAGAAAAGTCCTGATGACGCGGTATTGTGGATGAATCTTTCCACCGTCATGCAGTGCCTGCAATGCACTGACCTGGGACTGACGATTCAGAATCAGGCCCTGGCGATGCAACAGGTTTACACCCTCAGGGCTGCGCAACAACCAGCCAGGCTGCGTTTACTGATGCTGATGGTTCCCGGCACGCTTTCCGTCAATGTCCCCCTCGACTGCCTGCTGGAAAACAGCGATATCGAGCTGATTTATTACTACATTACGCCAGAAGCCCCGTTTGAATCCCCGATCCCTGAACACGATCTACTGATGATTGGCATCAGTGCCACCACCGAAAATCTGTTCCTGCTGCAACAGCTTGAAAGCATCGCAAATCAGTGGCCGGTACCGGTGATCAATGCACCGCAACACATTCCGAGTTCTGAGCGCCATACAGCCAGCAGGATGTTGCAGAACAAACCAGGTTTAACCATCGCGCAGGCACATCCGGTGACATTTTCAACACTGGCCGCAGTTGCTGCCGGAAAAATGACACTGCGCGATGCCCTGCCCGACAGTGACTTCCCGGTGATCCTGCGCCCGGCAGGGTCACATGGCGGTCATGGTCTGGAGAAAATAACCAGCCAGGACGAACTGGCCGGATATCTGACGCGCGTTAAGGTTGAAGACTATTTCCTGTCTCGTTTTATTGATTACAGCAATGAAGATGGTCAGTTCCGCAAGTACCGTATTTCGCTGATCGACGGTGTGCCTTATGCCTGCCACATGGCGATTTCATCACACTGGATGGTGCATTACGTCAATGCGTCCATGTACGAAGATCCGCAAAAACGTGAAGAAGAAGCGGCTTTTCTCGATCACTTCCAGGATTTTGCAGACCGTCACCAGCAGGCGCTGAAAGCGATTTACGACACCACGCAGCTCGATTATCTGGGAATTGATTGCAGTGAAACACCGGAAGGCACACTGCTGGTGTTTGAAATTGACCCGGCAATGGTCGTCCATGCAATGGATCTGGAAGAGATGTTCCCGCATAAACAAATCCACATGAACAAAGTTAAAACAGCATGCCGCGATTTGCTGTTATCCCGTGCCTTTGCGCACACCGACACATCTGATGATGCGTTAAAAGGACAAAAATAA
- the folD gene encoding bifunctional methylenetetrahydrofolate dehydrogenase/methenyltetrahydrofolate cyclohydrolase FolD has translation MAAKIIDGKTIAQQVRLEVAEKVQQRLAAGKRAPGLAVVLVGENPASQIYVASKRRACEEVGFISRSYDLPATTSEADLLDLIDALNNDHEIDGILVQLPLPAGIDNVKVLERIVPDKDVDGFHPYNVGRLCQRAPKLRPCTPRGIVTLLERYNIDTYGLNAVVVGASNIVGRPMSMELLLAGCTTTVTHRFTKDLRHHIEHADLLIVAVGKPNFIPGDWIKPGAIVIDVGINRLESGKVVGDVDYAAAAERASYITPVPGGVGPMTVATLIQNTLQACEEYHDEENA, from the coding sequence ATGGCAGCAAAAATTATTGACGGTAAAACGATTGCGCAGCAGGTGCGCCTTGAGGTTGCGGAAAAAGTGCAGCAGCGTCTGGCCGCTGGAAAACGCGCGCCGGGCCTGGCAGTCGTTCTGGTGGGTGAAAACCCCGCTTCACAGATCTATGTCGCCAGCAAACGTCGCGCCTGTGAAGAAGTGGGCTTCATATCCCGTTCATATGATTTGCCTGCCACCACCAGCGAAGCCGATCTGCTGGATTTAATCGATGCCCTGAATAACGATCATGAGATCGATGGCATTCTGGTGCAGCTGCCGCTACCGGCGGGTATTGATAACGTCAAAGTGCTGGAACGTATCGTGCCGGACAAAGACGTCGATGGCTTCCATCCGTATAACGTCGGTCGCCTGTGCCAGCGCGCACCGAAACTGCGTCCCTGCACCCCGCGCGGTATCGTGACGCTGCTGGAACGCTACAACATCGATACTTACGGCCTGAACGCCGTTGTGGTCGGCGCATCCAATATCGTCGGCCGTCCAATGAGCATGGAGTTGCTGCTGGCGGGTTGCACCACCACCGTCACCCATCGCTTCACCAAAGATCTGCGTCACCACATTGAGCACGCTGACCTGCTGATCGTTGCCGTCGGTAAACCAAACTTTATTCCGGGTGACTGGATCAAACCGGGCGCGATTGTGATCGATGTGGGCATCAACCGTCTGGAAAGCGGTAAAGTTGTCGGTGATGTGGATTACGCTGCCGCTGCAGAACGCGCTTCCTACATCACGCCAGTGCCAGGTGGTGTTGGCCCGATGACGGTCGCCACCCTGATTCAGAACACGCTGCAGGCGTGCGAAGAGTACCATGATGAGGAGAACGCATAA
- a CDS encoding DUF1198 family protein, giving the protein MIWLILATLVVVFVVGFRLLTAGSRHAAQALSKRLQLPPVHVESMLSLMGKEAAKEFTDYITGDNESHLQNAAAVLLIWQVFIVDSGDANMQRWHQILLRAHFSPVITQQQLLLAMGFLRELEPDRQEMNALRERFNGGFAQGIELEGEAKEETNLISLSEYRNRH; this is encoded by the coding sequence ATGATCTGGTTAATCCTTGCGACTTTAGTGGTGGTGTTTGTGGTGGGTTTCCGCCTGCTGACTGCCGGTTCACGCCATGCTGCACAGGCGCTCAGTAAACGGCTGCAACTGCCCCCGGTCCATGTGGAATCGATGCTGTCGCTGATGGGTAAAGAGGCGGCAAAGGAATTTACTGACTACATCACCGGTGACAACGAAAGCCATCTGCAAAATGCCGCAGCGGTGCTGCTGATCTGGCAGGTGTTTATCGTCGATAGCGGGGACGCGAATATGCAGCGCTGGCACCAGATTTTGCTGCGTGCACATTTTTCTCCGGTGATCACGCAGCAGCAACTGTTGCTGGCGATGGGTTTTCTGCGCGAGCTGGAACCGGACAGGCAGGAGATGAATGCCCTGCGTGAACGATTTAATGGCGGTTTTGCCCAGGGGATTGAACTGGAAGGTGAGGCAAAAGAAGAAACAAATCTAATCTCACTGAGCGAATATCGCAATCGTCATTGA
- a CDS encoding phosphoserine transaminase yields MISRNALNFSGGPGALPETVLAQVEAAIKEVPEVGLSILGISHRSDWFAAVVEETENNIRTLLGLSKDFHILFLQGGATQQFSMVPMTLLRGQKHAAEYLDTGYWSSKVVTEARREGPVKVLWSGESCGFNRLPADDELDFSPDAPYLHYVSNETVEGLQFQRILGRDDVPRVCDMSSDFLSKPCDANKFSVIYAHAQKNIGPAGVTIVLVHDTVVKASSEELPSFLNYRRQVESHSNLNTPPVFAIYVVLLVTRWLLNDVGGLENMARTNRHKAELLYAMLDNSDGFYNGWSSVEDRSQMNVAFKLPDETLVKKFLAESHEAGFSGLAGHRAIGGIRASIYNALSLPAAEKLTNFMDDFMRKNRK; encoded by the coding sequence ATGATTTCACGTAACGCCCTGAATTTCTCCGGTGGCCCTGGGGCATTACCGGAAACGGTTCTCGCACAGGTTGAAGCTGCAATAAAAGAAGTGCCAGAAGTTGGCCTGTCCATCCTCGGTATCAGCCATCGTTCTGACTGGTTTGCTGCAGTTGTTGAAGAAACTGAAAACAACATTCGCACCCTGCTGGGACTGTCGAAAGATTTCCACATCTTGTTCCTGCAAGGCGGTGCCACGCAGCAGTTCTCTATGGTGCCGATGACACTACTGCGTGGTCAGAAACACGCCGCTGAATATCTTGATACCGGTTACTGGAGCAGTAAGGTTGTCACTGAAGCTCGCCGCGAAGGCCCGGTTAAAGTGCTCTGGAGCGGTGAATCTTGCGGATTTAACCGCCTGCCCGCTGATGATGAACTCGATTTTTCACCGGACGCACCTTATCTGCATTATGTGTCGAACGAGACGGTTGAAGGGCTGCAATTCCAGCGCATACTGGGCCGCGATGATGTTCCGCGTGTTTGCGATATGTCCTCTGATTTCCTGTCAAAACCTTGCGATGCCAATAAATTCTCGGTGATTTACGCCCATGCCCAGAAAAACATCGGTCCGGCAGGCGTCACCATCGTGCTGGTACATGACACCGTGGTAAAAGCCTCTTCTGAGGAGCTGCCCTCGTTCCTCAACTACCGCCGTCAGGTGGAATCACATTCCAATCTCAACACCCCCCCGGTGTTTGCAATTTACGTTGTACTGCTGGTCACCCGCTGGTTACTTAATGATGTTGGTGGTCTGGAAAATATGGCGCGAACCAACCGCCATAAAGCTGAGTTGCTGTACGCCATGCTGGATAACAGTGATGGTTTCTACAATGGCTGGAGCAGCGTCGAAGACCGCTCACAAATGAATGTCGCGTTTAAACTGCCTGATGAAACGCTGGTGAAAAAATTCCTGGCTGAAAGCCATGAAGCAGGCTTCTCAGGCCTGGCAGGCCATCGCGCCATCGGAGGTATCCGTGCATCTATCTATAATGCACTGTCACTGCCTGCGGCTGAAAAACTGACCAACTTTATGGATGATTTCATGCGTAAAAACCGCAAATAA